The following coding sequences lie in one Loxodonta africana isolate mLoxAfr1 chromosome X, mLoxAfr1.hap2, whole genome shotgun sequence genomic window:
- the IL13RA2 gene encoding interleukin-13 receptor subunit alpha-2, translating into MTFIHLDSRCLFTVLICTSFCYVLSSNPEIKVNPPQDFEIVDPGYLGYLCLQWKPPLFLDNFKECTVEYELKYRNFGSKIWKTIITTNLYYKDGFDLNKGVEAKIHTLLPQQCTNESTVRSLWSEATYWTPPQGNVETKIQDMDCVYYNWLYLFCSWKPGMDVPLDTNYNLFYWYDGLDHPMQCDDYMTINGQNTGCSFPSLKSPDYKDFYICVNGSSRSTAIRPSYFIFQLQNIVKPLPPDYVSLTLKDSNEVILKWSVPAGPIPAACFIYEVLVTEDDTTRVSTTIENEMCITRKSNKSNQVCFLVKSKVNIYCSETGIWSEWSEEQCWRGDIWKETLIYFMVPFGFVSLLGLLITLLILFKQRAVLNTPCRRPALPDQLGPLPGLVQGSRAAPCVCAVTGCPVELPCAQSKARHQGSVAGTLHSWLQNQSLPPGNFSSHQPHHHAACSDRLCPLPGSVQGGRVAPRVCTVTDVVFSSPAPSPKPGAKVT; encoded by the exons ATGACTTTCATCCATCTGGATAGCAGATGCCTCTTTACCGTTCTTATTTGCACATCATTCTGCTACGTTTTGTCTTCAAACCCTGAGATAAAAG ttaatCCTCCTCAGGATTTTGAAATAGTAGATCCTGGCTATTTAGGCTATCTTTGTTTGCAATGGAAACCTCCGCTGTTTCTGGATAATTTTAAGGAATGCACAGTAGAATATGAATTAAAATACCGAAACTTTGGTAGCAAAATCTGGAAG aCCATTATTACTACGAATCTATATTACAAAGATGGGTTTGATCTTAACAAGGGCGTTGAAGCAAAGATCCACACACTTCTGCCACAGCAGTGCACAAATGAATCAACAGTTCGGAGTTTGTGGTCAGAGGCTACTTATTGGACACCACCACAAG GAAATGTGGAAACTAAAATTCAGGATATGGATTGTGTATATTACAACTGGCTATATTTATTCTGTTCTTGGAAACCTGGCATGGATGTCCCTCTTGATACCAATTACAATTTGTTTTACTG GTATGATGGCTTGGACCACCCAATGCAGTGTGATGACTATATGACGATTAATGGACAAAATACTGGATGCAGTTTTCCCTCCTTGAAGTCACCAGACTATAAAGATTTCTATATCTGTGTTAATGGATCATCACGATCCACGGCTATCAGACCCAGCTACTTCATTTTTCAGCTTCAAAATATAG TTAAACCTTTGCCACCAGACTACGTTAGTCTTACTCTGAAGGATTCAAATGAAGTTATCCTGAAATGGAGCGTGCCCGCAGGTCCCATTCCAGCGGCATGTTTCATTTATGAAGTTTTAGTAACAGAAGATGATACAACCAGGGTG TCTACCACCATTGAAAATGAAATGTGCATCAcaagaaaatcaaataaaagcaACCAAGTGTGCTTTTTAGTAAAGAGCAAAGTGAATATTTATTGTTCAGAAACTGGAATTTGGAGTGAATGGAGTGAAGAACAATGCTGGAGAG GTGACATATGGAAGGAAACTTTGATATATTTCATGGTACCATTTGGTTTTGTCTCATTACTTGGTTTGTTAATAACTCTACTGATTTTGTTTAAGCAAAGAGCTGTACTTAATACG CCGTGTCGCCGCCCCGCCCTtccggaccagctgggccccctcccggggttagttcaggggagtagggctgcgccctgtgtttgtGCCGTGACCGGATGCCCTGTtgagctcccctgtgcccagtccaaagcccggcaccaaggttccgtggctgggacactgcactcctggctccaaaaccagtcactgcctcccgggaacttctcctcccaccagccgcatcacCACGCCGCCTGCTCGGACCGCCTgtgccccctcccggggtcagttcaggggggtagggttgcgccccgtgtttgcaccgtcacagatgtcgtgttcagctcccctgcgcccagtcctaagcccggcgccaaggttacctga